A genome region from Thalassotalea euphylliae includes the following:
- a CDS encoding ParA family protein, translating into MGRIIAVANQKGGVGKTTTSVNLAASLAATKRKVLLIDLDPQGNATMGSGIDKYEDLVTSYELLVEQKPFDEVVYRETSGLYDLIAGNADVTAAEIKLMEVFARELRLRNALEPVKDDYDFIIIDCPPSLNMLTVNAMAAADSVLVPMQCEYYALEGLTALMETISQLTSVVNSELKIEGILRTMYDPRNRLANDVSEQLKRHFGDKVYRTVIPRNVRLAEAPSFGAPVMYYDKSSTGAKAYLALAGEILRREELAKQPKTEEVTD; encoded by the coding sequence GTGGGCAGAATTATTGCGGTTGCAAACCAAAAAGGTGGCGTGGGCAAAACCACGACATCAGTCAATTTAGCTGCTTCGTTAGCGGCAACCAAACGAAAAGTATTATTGATTGATCTTGATCCTCAAGGTAATGCCACTATGGGTAGTGGTATCGACAAATATGAAGATTTGGTCACTAGTTACGAACTACTGGTCGAGCAAAAGCCGTTTGACGAAGTCGTTTATCGTGAAACTTCAGGTTTATACGATCTGATTGCTGGCAATGCGGATGTCACCGCGGCAGAAATCAAATTAATGGAAGTATTTGCGAGGGAACTGAGACTACGCAATGCCTTGGAACCCGTAAAAGATGACTATGATTTTATTATCATTGACTGTCCACCGTCGCTAAACATGTTAACGGTGAATGCCATGGCAGCGGCAGATTCGGTGTTAGTACCAATGCAGTGTGAATATTATGCACTGGAAGGGCTGACCGCGTTGATGGAAACTATTTCTCAACTGACCTCAGTAGTGAACAGCGAATTAAAGATTGAGGGAATCCTACGAACCATGTACGATCCGCGCAATCGCTTAGCCAATGATGTTTCTGAGCAGTTAAAGCGTCATTTTGGTGATAAAGTCTATCGCACCGTTATTCCAAGAAATGTTCGTCTCGCCGAAGCGCCAAGCTTTGGTGCGCCTGTGATGTATTACGATAAATCATCAACAGGTGCGAAAGCGTATTTAGCGCTTGCTGGTGAAATATTAAGACGCGAAGAACTGGCTAAGCAGCCAAAAACTGAAGAAGTCACTGACTAA
- a CDS encoding ParB/RepB/Spo0J family partition protein, with the protein MSPAKRRGLGRGLDALLTQAPKADENVDNDMQDVSAAPEKGELRKLPIEQLQPGKYQPRKDMSPDALEELSSSIKAQGIIQPIVVRSVGDHQYEIIAGERRWRAAQLAELAEVPCLVKDVADEAAVAIALIENIQREDLNAMEEAIALERLLTEFELTHQEVAEAVGKSRTTVTNLLRLNNLNDEVKTLLEHGDIEMGHARALLSLEGDVQNTTARTVVAKELTVRETEALIKKVQEPPAEKAPQQPDPNTVSLEQRLAERLGSQVSISHNKKGKGKLVISYTNLEELDGILAKIH; encoded by the coding sequence ATGAGCCCTGCAAAACGTCGCGGTTTAGGCCGAGGTTTAGATGCTTTGTTAACACAAGCCCCTAAGGCTGATGAAAATGTTGATAACGACATGCAAGACGTTAGTGCAGCACCAGAAAAAGGTGAATTGCGTAAATTACCGATTGAGCAATTGCAACCGGGTAAATATCAACCGCGCAAAGATATGTCGCCGGATGCCTTAGAAGAATTATCCAGTTCTATTAAGGCACAAGGTATTATCCAGCCAATCGTTGTGCGCAGTGTTGGTGATCACCAATACGAAATTATTGCTGGTGAACGCCGTTGGCGGGCAGCTCAACTAGCTGAACTTGCTGAAGTCCCATGTTTAGTTAAAGATGTAGCCGATGAAGCCGCTGTCGCGATCGCACTCATTGAAAACATTCAACGTGAAGATCTCAATGCGATGGAAGAAGCGATAGCATTAGAGCGTTTATTGACTGAGTTTGAACTAACTCACCAAGAAGTCGCCGAGGCGGTAGGAAAATCTCGCACAACTGTGACTAACTTACTGCGTTTAAATAACCTGAATGACGAAGTAAAAACCTTGCTAGAGCACGGTGATATTGAAATGGGTCACGCCCGTGCTTTGTTATCACTTGAAGGCGATGTGCAAAACACTACTGCACGTACTGTTGTGGCAAAAGAGCTGACAGTGCGTGAAACAGAAGCCTTAATTAAAAAAGTGCAAGAGCCGCCAGCAGAAAAAGCGCCACAACAACCAGATCCCAACACAGTGTCATTGGAACAACGCCTAGCTGAGCGTCTAGGATCGCAAGTGTCGATCAGCCACAACAAAAAAGGCAAAGGCAAGCTGGTGATTTCTTATACCAACCTTGAAGAACTTGACGGCATTTTGGCGAAAATTCACTAA
- a CDS encoding ATP synthase subunit I codes for MNQLVKPGRNLARQQLIFASTLTLISTVLIYFSWGLSHAQSALVGGCIGIIPNFVFALYAFKFAGASAAKQVMDSFFKGAKIKMVLTALLFALSFKFLDLSLAPFFCTYIIAVVSPIVYAALSRFTFNQQ; via the coding sequence GTGAATCAGTTGGTTAAGCCCGGTCGCAATTTAGCGCGGCAACAATTGATTTTTGCCTCTACACTAACTCTAATTTCTACAGTACTGATTTATTTTAGTTGGGGGTTAAGCCATGCCCAGTCAGCCTTGGTTGGCGGTTGTATCGGCATAATCCCTAATTTTGTGTTTGCCCTGTATGCGTTCAAATTTGCAGGAGCTAGCGCCGCCAAACAAGTAATGGATTCATTCTTTAAAGGCGCAAAAATAAAAATGGTTCTAACGGCGCTATTATTTGCTTTGAGTTTCAAGTTTCTCGATTTATCGTTAGCCCCATTTTTTTGCACATATATAATCGCGGTCGTGTCTCCCATTGTCTACGCCGCATTGAGCAGATTTACTTTTAATCAACAATAA
- the atpB gene encoding F0F1 ATP synthase subunit A, with the protein MAADTGSYIKHHLTNAKMCMSDGGVAFNKACADAGFWTLHVDTLAWSIVLGLVFLLTFRSVAKKATTGVPSKLQCAVEMVVEFVDKSVKETFHGKNALIAPLSLTIFVWVLLMNAMDWVPVDWIPTIAGLIGQYGFGMDPHDVYIKSVPTTDMNMTFALSIGVFALIIYYSIKVKGIGGFTKELTMQPFGHWAFIPVNFILETVTLIARPVSLALRLFGNLYAGELIFILIATIGLFQLPVHFLWAAFHLLVIPLQAFIFMMLTIVYLSLAHEDH; encoded by the coding sequence ATGGCAGCAGATACTGGCTCTTATATCAAGCACCATTTGACTAACGCGAAAATGTGTATGTCTGACGGCGGCGTCGCTTTTAACAAAGCGTGTGCTGATGCCGGCTTCTGGACATTACACGTTGATACGCTTGCTTGGTCAATTGTTCTAGGCTTGGTTTTCTTACTTACCTTCCGTTCAGTCGCTAAAAAAGCAACGACAGGCGTTCCGAGCAAACTTCAGTGTGCTGTGGAAATGGTTGTCGAGTTTGTTGACAAGAGCGTAAAAGAAACATTTCATGGTAAAAACGCGCTGATTGCGCCATTGTCATTAACTATCTTCGTATGGGTATTGTTAATGAACGCAATGGACTGGGTACCAGTTGACTGGATCCCAACTATTGCAGGTCTAATTGGTCAATACGGTTTTGGTATGGACCCTCACGATGTTTACATCAAATCAGTACCAACCACTGATATGAACATGACATTTGCCCTTTCAATTGGTGTATTTGCATTAATTATCTACTACTCAATTAAAGTAAAAGGTATTGGTGGTTTCACTAAAGAGCTAACCATGCAGCCATTTGGCCATTGGGCATTTATTCCAGTGAACTTCATCTTGGAAACCGTTACTTTGATTGCGCGTCCAGTGTCATTAGCACTACGTCTGTTTGGTAACTTGTACGCAGGTGAATTGATCTTTATTTTGATCGCAACCATTGGTTTATTCCAATTACCGGTTCACTTCCTATGGGCTGCGTTCCACTTGTTAGTAATTCCGCTTCAAGCCTTTATTTTCATGATGTTAACCATCGTGTACTTAAGCTTGGCGCATGAAGATCATTAA